ctttcttaGTAGTTGGAGCTTCACAGGCAGGAACCTTTCCTGTTATTTTTGGCTTGACATTAGAACATGTAGCTGTTGTCGGAGCTCCATTAAATGTGAGATCAATATTAGATAACTCTACGCCCTCACATGGTACACCACtactacaagcaagaacaattCCTTCTTTAGTTCCTGAAGTTCCCTTGATATTCTTGATGATAACTTTGCTTATCTTTACTTTCGATGGATTCTGAATCATCACAACAATAAGAGATACGATAAAAATTAGGTTTTCAAGTCACCTTAGTGCgagaaatatttttgtactaAAAGAACAATGTTAATGTGTACATTAATAGATAAGGAACTAAATACCTTTTTGGAGCATTGGTTCCATGGGCAATACTCTTGGTCTATAAGAACAGGGTTCGAAACATTTTGCATGGTAATATCTTCAAATGTCGTGTCTGTAACTGTAATTGTTCCTGGCTCATTAGGCCAAGTCTTAATCCTCACTCCATTGCTAGTTCCTGTTAAAGTGCAACTCTTAATTGTGATACCTTCAACAGGCTCTTCTTCCTTGTATTTGCCAAGNCTTCCAATACTAATACCATGACCAGGTCCACATTTCACATTTTGCACAAGTACTTGTCTGCTACCGTCACCTAGTGAGACNCAATCATCTCCAGTGGCAATATTTGTATTAAGAACATTCACACCGGTGGATCTTCCAATGTG
This Vigna radiata var. radiata cultivar VC1973A unplaced genomic scaffold, Vradiata_ver6 scaffold_2209, whole genome shotgun sequence DNA region includes the following protein-coding sequences:
- the LOC106754480 gene encoding polygalacturonase-like, with product FGFNYINNSIVRGITSKDSKHFHVNVLGCNNFTFDGFKVSAPGDSANTDGIHIGRSTGVNVLNTNIATGDDXVSLGDGSRQVLVQNVKCGPGHGISIGXLGKYKEEEPVEGITIKSCTLTGTSNGVRIKTWPNEPGTITVTDTTFEDITMQNVSNPVLIDQEYCPWNQCSKKNPSKVKISKVIIKNIKGTSGTKEGIVLACSSGVPCEGVELSNIDLTFNGAPTTATCSNVKPKITGKVPACEAPTTKKE